The stretch of DNA GCCCACCGACTGCGATCGCCATCGCCTCGCTCACCCGCTCGCCCCCCGCCCCACCCACGCCACAGCAACACCACCGCCGCCGCGGGCGCGAGCAGCTGCGTTCCCGCATACACCAGCGCCGTCACCCCCAGCAGCGCCCCCCACACCGCCGCCCGCCGAACGCTCGGCCGATCCATGCACCACAACCCCATCAACGCCGACAACGTCACCAGCAACCCCGCCGCCGCCGCGCTGCCGACCTGCCCCGTGCCCATCACATGCGAATGCGGCAGCAGCGTCAGCACCGCCGCCCCCGCCAGCCCCACCGTCGGCGTGAACAGCCGACGCCCCAGCACATACACCAGCACACACGTCGCCCGCACCGCGAGCACCTGCCCCACCATCACCACCAGCAACCCGCCTTCGCCCAGCAACCGCAGCCACAACGCCACCCACGCCGGATACAGCGGCGCTTGCCAGGCCGTCGCAAAATACTGCTCCGGGTCCCCCGTCTCGTGAGCAAACAACCACTGATGATTGCCAGGGAAGCTGAACCCATGCCCGCCTGCAAGTCCGCGGGCGATCCACTCCACCTCGTAGCCCCGCACGTACATCCACCGTCCGCTGAGCACCCATAGGTCTGCCAGCGTAGCCAGCGCCACCAGCACAACCACCCACGCCAACGGCGAGCGCGTCCACTTCGTCAACAACCCAATCATCAACACACCCCACAACGCCCACGCCGGGGGTTCTAGCGTGCGCAGCCGCGCCCGGTCAAGCATCACCCACGTTTAGCGCCCGCCCCGGAGGGCGCGCCACCGCTCCGCCCAACAAAAACCCCCGGCGATTCGCCGGGGGCTGTTCATGCAAGCATCACTTTGTCATCGCCACGACCGTGCGTTTCACCGCACGATGCGTGCACCGCCGCCGGCGGCGACGTGCTCGAGTTCTTTGAGCGTGATCTGGCTGGTGTCGCCGCGTGTGCTCTGCAGCAGTGCACCGTGGGCCGTGCCCAGGTTCACCGCTTCCTGCGGGCTCTTGCCAGCGAGGAACGCGTAGGCGAAGCCCGATGCGAAGCCGTCGCCGCCGCCGACGCGGTCTTCGAGGATCAGCCGTTCAAAGTCCGGGCCGTGATAGAACTTGTCGTCTTCCGCCCAGTACAGGATGGCGGACCAGTTGTTTTCGCTGGCCGAGACGACTTCGCGCAAGGTCGTGCCGATGACCTTGAGGTTCGGGTAGTCTTTCGCGACCTGGCGGACCATCTTTTTGTAGCTTTCGATGGGCAATTCTTTGAGGTTTTCGTCCGTGCCCTCGATCTCGTAGCCGAGCACTTTCTGGAAATCTTCCTCGTTGCCGATGAGGCAGTCGATGTACTGCACGAGAGGCTTCGTGGTCTTGATCGCTTCTTCGCTGGACCACAGCTTGCCGCGGAAGTTCAGGTCGTAGGAGACGATCGTGCCCGCATCGTGTGCGGCCTTGAGCGCCTCCGCCGCGACCTGGCGGGTCGAGTCGCTGAGGCAGGTGAAGATGCCGCCGGAGTGCAGCCAGCGAACGCCGCGGTCTTTGAACAGCTTTTTCCAGTCGACATCGCCGGGCTTCATCTTGCTTGTCGCCGAGTGGCCGCGGTCGTATAGCGTCACCGCCGACCGCGGGCCCACGCCCACCTCGGTGAAGTTCAGCCCGATGCGGGCGTCCCGGCCGACGCCGTCGTAAGGCAGCGTCACCACATGCTGCGTATCCAGATTCTGCGAATTGGCGTGGTTGAGGATGATCTTGCCCACCGGGTTGTCCACCAGCCCGCCGACCCACCCGGTCCGCAGCCCCAGCCGCGACAGCGCGTAGGCGACGTTGTACTCGCCCCCGCCGACCCACACCTCCATGAGGTTGGCGAACTCGATACGCCCCGCCCCAGGCGGGCTCAGACGCACCATGCACTCACCAAGCGACACCAGGTCCAGTTCACAGTCCGATGCATTGCGAATGTTCAGCGCCATCTTCCTACGGCCTCCTTCGGGCACAAGTTGTAAAAGGGGGAAATCGACCCGTCATTGTGCCGATTCGCCGCATCCCGTCAAAACGCCCCCGAAACCTTGCCACTCCTGACAAACCTTATTCCACCACCTTTCGGCACCGCCCCGCCCCGAATGTGGAAAACTTGTGAACCTCTCTAATTTTTTAGCGACCCTTCGCCCCCTGACAGCGTATTAATTTAACCTGCGTTTTAGTATTGGCTTAATAACCGCCGAACCTCCCGCAGACTCGTCTGACGGAGGTGAAAAGCGGGTAAAAGCAGGTGGATTCGAGCGGATTGCCGCCCCCCCGGCTTGACGGGAGAGCGGGGTCCAGATACATTGGCTCTTCGCGTTGAACGAGGGCCGTCCCAGACGGCAACTCACCCCCTGCAAAAAAATGTCGCGAAAGCGGCTCACAGGGTTGACACCGAAAATAAGGTGTCTACGATACGCGGCCCTCACAACGGCGGGCAACCGCAACGGAGTGAGGCCGGCCCGATAAGGCCGACCGGCGTTTTGTTTGAAGCCGGCTGATCTTTGACATGTGAACAGTTGGGAGCACGCGAGGATGTGCTCGCACTCCACCGTTTTCACAGATGGTGGGTGCGTAAAATCCACATCGCCGGTTTTCACAGCCCGGCGATTGGTTAGCATCCTTGTGAAGATTGGAATTGCCCAAATTAAACCAATCGATGGATGAGAGCCTACTAAAACTCCGTGGATCTTAGCCGACCACGGAGGCGGCCATGAAAGCAGCTTGCTGTTTTGATGGTCGTGACCGGCCTCGACGTAAGTCGAGGTAACAGGTCAACCTTCTATTGAAAGAGACGGGTCGCTTGCGGCCCGAATCACCAATACTCAATTGAAGAGTTTGATCCTGGCTCAGATTGAACGCTGGCGGCATGGTTAAAGCATGCAAGTCGAACGCGAAACTGGCTTCGGCCAGGAGTAGAGTGGCGAACGGGCGAGTAATGCGTTTCTAACGTGCCCCGAGGCCAGGGATAGCCCAGGGAAACCTGGATTAATACCTGATGATCCCACTAAGCCGCATGGCTCTGTGGGCAAAGTTCCGGCGCCTTGGGATCGGGAAACGTCCTATCAGCTTGTTGGTAAGGTAACGGCTTACCAAGGCTAAGACGGGTAGCGGGTGTGAGAGCATGACCCGCCGCATCGGGACTGAGACACTGCCCGGACTCCTACGGGAGGCTGCAGCAACGAATATTCCCCAATGAGCGAAAGCTTGAGGGAGCAATGCCGCGTGAAGGATGAAGCTCCTCGGAGTGTAAACTTCTGTCAGGAACTAGAAAGATATGATCGGTTCCAAAGGAAGGGCCGGCTAACTTCGTGCCAGCAGCCGCGGTAATACGAAGGGCCCGAGCGTTAATCGGAATCACTGGGCTTAAAGGGTGCGCAGGCGGACCTGTAAGTGTCTTGTGAAATCCCACGGCTCAACCGTGGAATTGCTTGGCAAACTACAGGTCTTGAGCCCGACAGAGGTCGTCGGAACGCTAGGTGGAGCGGTGAAATGCGTAGATATCTAGCGGAACGCCAAAGGTGAAGACAGGCGACTGGGTCGGCGCTGACGCTCAGGCACGAAAGCATGGGTAGCGAACGGGATTAGATACCCCGGTAGTCCATGCCCTAAACGATGTGTGCTAGGTCGAGGAGGTTTTGACGCCATCTCGGCCGCAGCGAAAGCATTAAGCACACCGCCTGGGGAGTACGGTCGCAAGGCTAAAACTCAAAGGAATTGACGGGGGCTCACACAAGCGGTGGAGCATGTGGCTTAATTCGAAGCAACGCGAAGAACCTTATCCAGGGCTTGACATGTACGGATTAGCTTCCCGAAAAGGAAGTGACGCGCTTGCGTGGAACGTACACAGGTGCTGCATGGCTGTCGTCAGCTCGTGCTGTGAAGTGTCGGGTTAAGTCCCTTAACGAGCGAAACCCTTGCCGTTAGTTGCTAACAGGTTATGCTGAGGACTCTAACGGGACTGCCGGTGTCAAACCGGAGGAAGGTGGGGACGACGTCAAGTCATCATGGCCTTTATGCCCTGGGCTGCACACGTGCTACAATGGTACGGACAAAGCGAAGCGATACCGTAAGGTGGAGCAAATCGCAAAAACCGTGCCCCAGTTCGGATTGTGGTCTGCAACTCGACCACATGAAGGTGGAATCGCTAGTAATCGCGGATCAGCAATGCCGCGGTGAATGTGTTCCTGAGCCTTGTACACACCGCCCGTCACGTCATGGAAGCCGGGAGCACCCGAAGTCGCCACGATTCAGTGGTGCCGACGGTGAGCTCGGTGACTGGGACGAAGTCGTAACAAGGTAGCCGTAGGGGAACCTGCGGCTGGATCACCTCCTTTCTAAGGGATTACTTAGAACACGTAACGCCGGATCGTTTTCACGAACGAATTAACCCCGGTCAGGAGAGAGATCTCTAACGTGTCCGTCAACACAACCTCGTGCCCAACGTTGAATCTTCCATTAAGAGCCAAGGGCGGCTTGGAAAATTTAGCACCGGGTAATAACGGCGTGGTAACACGGCGTGAAGTGCTCACAACCCAACTGTTCACATGTCAACGATCACCGGCTGATCATGACTTTACGAAAGCCCCATGCACACGCATGGGGCTTTTTTATTTGATCAACGCGACTCCCAGCTTCATGTAATTCCCGTTGACGCGACACAACCAACGCGTCTACTATGCCTTTCGCCAACTGCAAACACTCCTTTGCCAAACGAAACGAGCCGTTCTACATGAGTCAACGCGATTCCGATTCGTCCAGACAGACGCCGCAGACCGACTGGTCCAGACGCGGCGCACAGATCCTCGCCGTCGTCGCCATCCTTGTGCTCATCTTTGTCGGCTGGAACCTCGGCCAGTCCGGGCCCACTCCCCAACGCCACGACAATACCGGCCACGAAGCCTCCACCTTTCCCGGGGGCGAAACACCCGAACCCTACTACCACGACGAAGAAAACAATCGCTACTGGCACGAAACCGCCCCCGGCCACGGCCACTGGCACCAGGGCCCCCCGCCCCCCGAGCAGATGCGCGACTGACCATTGCCGCTTTCCTCGCTCGCTGTCGCCTTTTTCCCAACCTTTCACGTTTCTCCCAAGGGGCCATCTTTGTCACGCACCACCAAGCGCAAACTCGCCGGCACCGGCCTCGCCGACCGCGATCCCTGGCTGGAGCCGCATCGCGAAAAGCTCCACCAACGCTATCAACACCTCCAGCGCCGCCTCGAACAGCTCGGCGGGATGAACAATATCCGCGACGAAGTCAGCAAGGGTCATACCTACTTCGGCCTCAACCGCGGCGAGCATGAAGGCAAGCCCGGCGTCTGGTATCGCGAGTGGGCGCCCGGCGCACAACATCTCGCCCTCATCGGCGATTTCAACAACTGGGACCGCGACGCCAACCCGATGCAGCGCGACGAATACGGCGTCTGGCATCTTTTTCTGCCTGACAGCGAATACGCTGACCGCCTCACCCACGAAAGCCTGCTCAAGGTCCACGTCGTCTCCGAGGCCGGCGAGCACGACCGCATCCCCGCCTACGTCCGCCGTGTCATCCAGGACCCCGAAACGCACGGCTTCACCGCCCAATACTGGCAACCGCCCACCCCCTACCGCTTCAAAAACAAAACCCCCAAGCTCGACGCCGGCCTGCGCATCTACGAAGCACATATCGGCATGGCCACCGAAGAATCACGCGTCGGCTCGTTCAACGAATTCACAGAAAACGTCCTGCCCCGCATCGCCAACCTCGGCTACAACGCCATCCAGCTCATGGCGATCCAGGAGCACCCCTACTACGGCTCGTTCGGCTACCACGTCTCCAGCTTCTTCGCGGTCTCGTCACGATTCGGCACGCCAGACGACCTGAAAAAACTCATCGACACCGCACACGGCCTTGGCATCCGCGTCCTGCTCGACGTCGTCCATTCCCACGCCGTCAAAAACATCAACGAAGGGCTCAACCGCTTCGACGGCACGGACCACCAGTATTTCCACGGCGGGCCGCGCGGTGAACACCCCGCATGGGACTCCAAGCTCTTCGACTACAACAAGTACGAAGTCAATCGATTCCTCCTTTCCAACGTCCGCTACTGGCTCGACGAATTCAAGTTCGATGGCTTCCGCTTCGACGGCGTCACGAGCATGATTTACCTCGACCACGGCCTCGGCGCTGACTTCAACAGCTACGACGACTACTTCGGCGACAACATCGACGACGACGCTGTCGCTTACCTCCAGATCGCCAACCAGCTCGCCCAGAAGCTGCGCCCCGACGTCATCACCATCTCTGAAGACGTCTCCGGCATGGTGGGCATGGCTCGCCCCGTCAAAGAAGGCGGCCTCGGCTTCGACTACCGCCTGGCCATGGGCGTGCCCGACAACTGGATCAAGCTGCTGAAAGAAAAGCAGGATGAGGACTGGAATCTCAACCAGATTTACCACATCCTCATGAACCGCCGACACGACGAAAAACACGTCGGCTACGCGGAAAGTCATGACCAGGCACTCGTCGGCGACAAGACGATCGCCTTCTGGCTCATGGACAAAGAGATGTACTGGCATATGGGCAAGGCCAGCGACAACATCGTCATCGACCGCGGCATCGCGCTGCACAAGATCATCCGCTTGCTGAGCTTTTCCCTCGCCGGCGAAGCCTGGCTGAATTTCATCGGCAACGAGTTCGGCCACCCCGAGTGGGTCGACTTCCCCCGCGAAGGCAACGGCTTTTCCTACCAGCATGCCCGCCGGCAGTGGTCGCTCGCGGACAATGAAGAGCTGCGCTATAGCGACCTCAACGAATTCGATCGTGCGATGCAGCAGCTCGACAAGCAGTTCGCCATCCTGCCTGACAAGTTCATCGAACAGCTCGCTGTCAACGAAGACGACAAAGTCCTCATTTATCGTCGCGGCCCGCTGGTGTTCGCGGTGAATCTGCATCCGACGCGGTCGTACACAGACTACCGCATCCCCGTGCCCGACTCGGCCGACTACAAGCTCGTGCTCGACACGGATGCGTCAGCCTTCGGCGGCCATGCTCGCCTCCAAGCCGACGCGGTCTATCCGAAGCAGGACGTCGAGATGTTCGGCCGATCGCAGTCGGTCCAACTCTATCTGCCGACCCGCACCGCCCAGGTGATCGCCCCGGTGACCTGAGGATCGTCCCTCCCAAAAAAAGAAGCCCACGGATTCAAGCCGTGGGCTTCGTCGTTCACACACACGATCAATCACATCACGCCGCGCGCGATCGCTCGTAGGCCTGGCGTACCTTGTCGCGGTCGCGCGACCAGTCGCCGATGTTGCGACGCTCGAACGCTTCGCGGGCTTCCGGCTCAATTGTCTCAAACGCTCGGCCGCTGTAACGCGTATCGTTCGCCAGTTCCTTGCCGAACTGATACGCCTGGTCCGACGCGCCCTCGCCGACCCCACCGCCTTCGATTTCCGCCTCAGTTCGGCGGACCGTGTCCTCCACCGTCTCCGTGTGCTTCTTCTTATCTTTGTCCAGCACGATCTCCTCACGCGTGCGAGCTTCCTTTTCGACCACGGGCTCTTCGCGCGTTTCTTCCGCTTCGATCGTTCGTTCGCGGAACGCATCTTTACCAGCCGGCTTGTCCACCTCCCGGCGATGCACGTCGACATTCTCGTCCGTCAACTCCACATCCTTCTGCACCGGATGCTCCGTCACACGCGTGTAGACGCGCACACCACCCTTGGTCACGCGACGCTTGCCCACGCGAAGCTCTTCCTCGGGCAGCGGCACGCTCTGTTCGCCCTGCTCCTTGCTCTGCTGTTTGTGTTTGCCCGTCTGTTGTTGACCCTGTCCGGACGGCGGCGAGCCGGCCCAGCCTTCCTGACGCCAACGCTCCGCTTCAACATCCACATCCATCGGCCGATGGCGTTCGATAATGTCCACCGCGGCCTGTTCGCGGTCTTCGCTCGTATTCACTGACACGATCGTCCCGCCTCGCCGCGAGCCTTCCTCGTAATAGGAGGCTTCCTCCATGCCGAGCATTTCCTTGACCTGGTCCCAGAAGCTCGGCTCTTCCGCCGCTCGGCCCGCTTCGCCGCCTTGCTGCGACAGCGTCACTTCGCTGCGGTCAAAGCCGGCCTGCAACAATTCGTCGCGCACGGTCCGGGCACGGTCGGCCGAGTCAAACAATCCAATAATGTTAATCGCCATGGTCTTCTGCTCCCGCTCGACAGCGCCAGAGCGCCGCCGGGCCGTTCGGGGTTAATGGTCGTGTTCCGGACGCGAGGCCGACCGTTCGCCGTCGCCGGGCGATCGCTCGCCCCGGTCGTCCTCGCGATGTACATGCGCCTGTTCGCGGCGCAACGTCACCTCCTGCGGCTGGTGTGACTGCGTCTGCTCGCGGATCAAACGAACCTCTTCGCGCAGCATCAGTTTCTTGTTCACTTCCACCACTTCTTCCACCACCGGCACGATCAACACGCCTTCCTCTTCCCGCACGCTCGGCGGGCTTTCCACCTCGCGATTGATCGGCACACGTTCAACGCGCACCACATCCTGTCGTAGCGGTACGTCCACCGTTTCTTCCCGCTCCTCCACACTCACATGCACGCGAACCTTGCCCTCGACCCGCCGTTTGCCGACGTGTAGCCGTTCCTCTGCCAGTTCGATGCGCTGCTGATCGCGTTCGCCGTGCGGTTCGCCTGCCAACGTTGACGATGGCTCGTCCGCCATGCCCAATCGGTACGTGCCGTCCGCCTGCCGACGAAGCTCGTGCGGGTGCACACTCAACTGCCCGCCGCGGTCGAGTCGCACCATCACCCGATCGTCAGCCGGCCGCTGGCCGACGTGCTCGGCGACGATGCGCCCTCGCATGTTGCCTCGGCCGACCACGATAATGGGATCATGCTGCGTCATGGCAGTTCACCTGAAGACGTCAAACAACCTGATGGCTGCTTTGAGAAGTCTAGGACAACGCCACCACCCGAAGGTTTCACCTTTCGCCGTGGTATGGCTGGTTTTGGACCGGGTGAACACCCCACCCGCGATGGGGTTTTCCAAATCAATTGCAGACATGGACGCTAACTCGACAACGCGTTTCACACTTGCAACATTTAGCCGCGGTGCTCGCACCGCGTTCTTCGGCTCTGTGGACCAAACGCGCGGGCCAAGGCCCGCGGCTAAATGAGGGGGCGGGATCAAAGCCGCGTTGTCGTGCTAAACGTCGTGCTTACCCGCGCAGCGCCCGTCGGCTGCGCTCCGCCTGTTCGTCGGCGTCACGCCTGGCAATGATCGCTTCGAACAGCGGCACGTCTTCCCGCCGCGTCAGCTTCATGTTGCCGGCGTCGCCCTCGACGACGTACACCCGCTCGCCCAATGCTTCGACGAGGCTCGCGTCGTCCGTCACGCCGGCCGGGTCGAGCTTGCCGTCGATGATCGGCGCGTAGGCCCGCCGGAGGAGGTCGACCGTAAAAACCTGCGGCGTCTGCACCGCGACAAGCCCCGCCCGTGGCACGGTCTCAACGACCTGTTGCAAGGTGGGCTGCGTCGGCTTGCCAACATCGCCGAAGATCGCGTCCAACGGGTCGGCCTCCGGCTCGTCATCGACCGCCGCCGCCTCAACACGCTTGAGCGTGCTCGTCACCGCCAGCCCCGGCACGACGGCGTCATGCTTCGCCGCGGCGGTGAAGATGCGATCAATCAGCGCATCGCTGGCCATCGGCCGAGCCGCGTCGTGCACCGCAACATGCGTGCAATGGGCCGGCACTTCCGCCAGCGCTTTCGTGACCGTCTCCCACCGCTCGACCGTGCCGCCGGGCACGATCCGCACGCCATGAAACCGCAGCGTATCGCCCCACCGCGCTGTGAACGCGTCCACCTTGTCTGGTGCGACCGCCAGCAACACGTCACTGACCTCGTCCCGTCGCAGGAACAGGTCGATCGACCGCAAGAACACCGGCTTACCCGCCAATTCCAGCTCGACCTTCGAAGCTTGCCCGGCCTGCGTGTCGTCGTTAAACCGTCGGCCCGCCCCCGCGGCCGGAAGTATGACTGCCGTTTTCATGGAGACTCCATCTCGGACAACGTTGGCTGTACCGCGCGGCGGCGGAAGCGGCGCGCTGCGTCACTGATTTTCGCTGAAGGATTTTAACGAATGATGATGACGTAGGGCATCAGCGTCACCGCCGGCTCGTCGCGCAACAGCATGAGCCCCTGCATCACCGACTGCACCGAGCCCCACGCCTCGGGGCCGAGCAGTTGCTGGCCGAGTCGCATTAGCGCGGCCTGCTGCGTCGGCGCGGTCACGCCGAACAGATCGTCGATGAACTGGCCAAGGCTCATCGGCGGCGGCAGGTGAATGATGTCGTACTGCCCTTCGTCGAGCCCGGCCCGTTGCGCAGCGGCGGCGATGGCGTCGCCGAGCCCGCCAAGCTCGTCAGCCAGGCCGTTGTCGACCGACTGTCGACCCGTGAACAGCCGACCTTCCGCGACCGCTTCGACGTCGGCCAGGCGATCGCCCCGGCCGATCTCAACGCGGTCGATGAACTGATCGTAGATCCGCTCCAGCCCCGATCGCACCGCGTCGCGCTGCTCATCGGTAAACGGCTCGACACTATTGAACATGTCCGCCAACGGCCCGCGACTGCGGCGGTGCACGTCCAGCCCCACTTTTTCATAGAGATCGCCGAGCACGATCTTGCCGCCGACCACACCGATCGAGCCGAGGATTGATTGCGGCGCAACGTATACCTCGTCCGCACCGGCGGCGATGTAGTAACCGCCCGACGCGGCGAGACCGTCGATGCTGGCGAACACAGGCTTATGCTCGGCCAGGTCGCGCATCGCCTGCCAGATCACCTCGCTGGCCAGCGCCGAGCCGCCGGGCGAGTTGATGTGCACCACGGCCGCCTTAATGTCGTCGTTGTCTCGAATTTCGCCAAGTGTTTTGACAATCGTTCGGCTACCGATCGCGTCAGAGCTGAACAGGCCGCTGCCATAGCTCGACTCGCCGCTGGTCACCGGGCCCACGGCTCGCACGACGGCGATCGCGTCGCGACGCGTCGTTGGCCGACGCTCTTGAAGCAACATGCGGAAGAACGCGAACGGGTTGTCTGCCTGTCGCGACGTCTGCGACCGCCGACCCATGAGGTCGTCGTAAGCGAACTGCTCGCCGAACTGCGCTTCGGTGACGTCGAGCAGGTCGCGGTCGGTCAGGCGGTCAACCACGCCGCGTTCGACGTAGTCGCGGTCGGACAGCGCCCACGAGTCACGGAGGATCGCTTCGACCTCATCGCGATCCAACTCGCGGCCGGTCGCGATGCGATCAAGCAACTGGTCGTAAAGGTCGTCGAGCAGCGAACTGATGTTTTCATCCCACGCTTCACTGGGCGCCTGGCGGGTGAGCGGCTCGTCCGCGCCTTTGAACTGGCCGACCTGCATCACGTCGGCCTTGACGCCGACCTTGTCCAGCAGGCCGGCGAGGTAGATCTCTTCCATCGACAGGCCGGACAACTCGACCGCGCCGCGATGCTGCAACAACACCATGTCCGCCTGCGCAGCGAGCAGGTAGTCGAGCATCGTGTAGGACTCGGCAAAGGTGAGCACCTGCTTACCCGCTTCACGCACGCGACGAATGCCCTGGCTGATCGCATTGATCTGCGTCAGCGACAGTTCGGGGCGGTCGAAGTAGATCACCAGTCCCTGGTAGTTGTCTTGCGTGGTGACGCGTTCGAGTTGACGAAGCACGCGTTGGAGCGATGGGCCTGCTTCATCTTCGCCAACCCAGGCGAATGGCGGCGGGCCGTCACGCAGTTGGCCGGACAGTTCCAGCCAGCCGACCAGTTCTCGACTTTGCACTGCCTCGGGCGCTTCGTCGGGCGCTGCCTCAGGCACGGCGTCCGGTGCAGGTGCGTCGGGAGCGTCGTCGGCAAACGTCGGCGTAAACGCGAGCAGGCACAAGGCGAGCCATGCCAATGAACCGGACAGACGGCGGACGCTCGGGCGTGGGTAGGCAAAGTGGTATGTCATCATGTTCGCAATCCCATGGTGCTTGCGGGCGAAATTGGTCCGGCAGGTCAACGGTTGTACAGCCGACGGAAGCTCATACAAGCATAAGCGCGACGGCATGATCTGTCGCGTGTTTTATTGTGACGAGTGCGCTCCCACCTGCGTGCGGGAGAGCGAGGAAGAGCGCGGTGCGAGCACCGCGGCTAAATGTTGCACGTCTCAATCCGTGTTGCCGTCATAGGGCGGCGCATAAAACAGGGCCCGCGACGTGTGTCGCGGGCCCTGAGTCAATGTGTCATGCTTTGCGATCAAGCGGCATCGCTGCGTGTCAGCGACTCACGCGCTTGATGCTGCAACCTCGGCTGACCGTATCGGTCACTTCGATTTCTTCGCCGGCGAGCAGTGCGTCGAGGGCATCGACGAGATACTGATCTTCACCCTGGCCGACGTCGGCGAGGGCGACGGGGGTGGTTTCGGGGTGGCCCTTGTAGCGAAGGGTCTGCTCTTCATCGATGATGAAGATGTGCGGCGTCGTGCGAGCGCCGTAGATGTCAGCGATTTCGTTACCTTCATCCTTGAGCGTGGGGTAAGGCACGTCCCATTGTTCGACGTACTCGCGGATGGCTTCGACCGGCTCGGTGTGGTTGGAGTTGATGCTGAGGAAGACGATGCGCTGATTGCCTTCGTCATCGGTGTGCGACTGGTAGTCGCGGTAGATGCCCGACAGGATCGTCTGATACTGGTCAATCTCCCACGGGCATTCGATGCCCTGCCAATGAAGCACGACGATCTGCCCTTCGTAGTCGCTGAGGCTGTGATGTTCGCCGTCGAGGTCAGGCAGTTCGAATTGCGGTGCGCTTTCGCCGACGACGGCCTTGGGTCCGTCTTCCGCGAAGGCGGGCGCTGCGCTGAAGGCCAGCGCGGTTGCTGCTGCGATTGCTGTGAGGCCTGTCCATGTCTTGGTCTTGCTTAGCATTGCCGAGATCTCCTTGGCTGCATGGCTGCCGAAGCAACCTTGTTCTGAAATCGTCGACCGTAACAATACGGCCGACATCAACACGAGAGTGGTGGGAACGCCCCGCCTGTCTGTAATGGCCAACCCGCGCCCGCCGAGCGTTATTCCGGACTTTGCGTGATTACGTTCCCCGTTGAGAATCTCTATGGTATCGCGCTCGGCCGCATGGGCCGACATAAAAGTACGCCGTGAGCAGGCCTGTCGGATGATGCTTTGGGCGGATTGGGGTGACAATGGGCGTTTTTCTCCATAGTGATCATTGACGTCGATGTGCCGGGCGCGGTTGTTTGTCAGGGGGATGTTTGCAGACTTATTCCTTAATACCGGCGATTAGTCCGACTTTTTATAAATCGGCCGAACCTCCTCGACTCGTATGGGTATGGGTTGAACAAGGGCGGCTGAAACTCGGAGCGGTGCGGCGGGGAGTGTTCGCGTATGAAGCCCACCGCTTCTGGCAGTGCCATGATTCGGCCGTCGAATTTGAGGGTAGGCCCGGGATTTCGAAGCCGCGTGGGTTTCGAATGACTCGGGCGGTGATCGCAAGGAGTGTTGATGATGAAGGTTAGCAAACTATTCGCGGGTGGCGCCGTAGCCATGTTGTTCGGCGCAGCCGGGGCTTTGTCTGGCTGCGACGAGGGCATGGGCGAGCCGGATCTGCCGCCGCCGCCAGCGGTTGAAGAGCAGAACGGGGCTCAAGATCCCGATCCGCTCGGCGCACCGCCCGCGGAAGAGCCGGCGACGCAGGATCAGGGCATGAACGATCAGCCCGCTCTG from Phycisphaerales bacterium AB-hyl4 encodes:
- a CDS encoding glycosyltransferase family 39 protein, which produces MLDRARLRTLEPPAWALWGVLMIGLLTKWTRSPLAWVVVLVALATLADLWVLSGRWMYVRGYEVEWIARGLAGGHGFSFPGNHQWLFAHETGDPEQYFATAWQAPLYPAWVALWLRLLGEGGLLVVMVGQVLAVRATCVLVYVLGRRLFTPTVGLAGAAVLTLLPHSHVMGTGQVGSAAAAGLLVTLSALMGLWCMDRPSVRRAAVWGALLGVTALVYAGTQLLAPAAAVVLLWRGWGGGRAGERGDGDRSRWAWRPAFALAAATVLVVSPWTLRNYATFGELVPVRNGLGQIVHMGNPMVVQTYRPGVRFTDAPTAAPPWRAASLAEALDRVRRDEQARAELTAHARAVVEQEAPPEYATMNEAQRDALYTAQSKRFMLSYPLLTAELSVRKLTGFFWSNWRLPGAVMVLALAGLLLVRWDARVWLMVAWVAVFALPYAVTFPWFYRYRYPVEPLVAVFAGVAVVAAVWGVAAWTAAALDRLEGERAARPTTAVPGRLSASSRRA
- a CDS encoding sugar kinase; this translates as MALNIRNASDCELDLVSLGECMVRLSPPGAGRIEFANLMEVWVGGGEYNVAYALSRLGLRTGWVGGLVDNPVGKIILNHANSQNLDTQHVVTLPYDGVGRDARIGLNFTEVGVGPRSAVTLYDRGHSATSKMKPGDVDWKKLFKDRGVRWLHSGGIFTCLSDSTRQVAAEALKAAHDAGTIVSYDLNFRGKLWSSEEAIKTTKPLVQYIDCLIGNEEDFQKVLGYEIEGTDENLKELPIESYKKMVRQVAKDYPNLKVIGTTLREVVSASENNWSAILYWAEDDKFYHGPDFERLILEDRVGGGDGFASGFAYAFLAGKSPQEAVNLGTAHGALLQSTRGDTSQITLKELEHVAAGGGARIVR
- a CDS encoding alpha-amylase family glycosyl hydrolase, with the translated sequence MSRTTKRKLAGTGLADRDPWLEPHREKLHQRYQHLQRRLEQLGGMNNIRDEVSKGHTYFGLNRGEHEGKPGVWYREWAPGAQHLALIGDFNNWDRDANPMQRDEYGVWHLFLPDSEYADRLTHESLLKVHVVSEAGEHDRIPAYVRRVIQDPETHGFTAQYWQPPTPYRFKNKTPKLDAGLRIYEAHIGMATEESRVGSFNEFTENVLPRIANLGYNAIQLMAIQEHPYYGSFGYHVSSFFAVSSRFGTPDDLKKLIDTAHGLGIRVLLDVVHSHAVKNINEGLNRFDGTDHQYFHGGPRGEHPAWDSKLFDYNKYEVNRFLLSNVRYWLDEFKFDGFRFDGVTSMIYLDHGLGADFNSYDDYFGDNIDDDAVAYLQIANQLAQKLRPDVITISEDVSGMVGMARPVKEGGLGFDYRLAMGVPDNWIKLLKEKQDEDWNLNQIYHILMNRRHDEKHVGYAESHDQALVGDKTIAFWLMDKEMYWHMGKASDNIVIDRGIALHKIIRLLSFSLAGEAWLNFIGNEFGHPEWVDFPREGNGFSYQHARRQWSLADNEELRYSDLNEFDRAMQQLDKQFAILPDKFIEQLAVNEDDKVLIYRRGPLVFAVNLHPTRSYTDYRIPVPDSADYKLVLDTDASAFGGHARLQADAVYPKQDVEMFGRSQSVQLYLPTRTAQVIAPVT
- a CDS encoding YsnF/AvaK domain-containing protein, coding for MAINIIGLFDSADRARTVRDELLQAGFDRSEVTLSQQGGEAGRAAEEPSFWDQVKEMLGMEEASYYEEGSRRGGTIVSVNTSEDREQAAVDIIERHRPMDVDVEAERWRQEGWAGSPPSGQGQQQTGKHKQQSKEQGEQSVPLPEEELRVGKRRVTKGGVRVYTRVTEHPVQKDVELTDENVDVHRREVDKPAGKDAFRERTIEAEETREEPVVEKEARTREEIVLDKDKKKHTETVEDTVRRTEAEIEGGGVGEGASDQAYQFGKELANDTRYSGRAFETIEPEAREAFERRNIGDWSRDRDKVRQAYERSRAA
- a CDS encoding YsnF/AvaK domain-containing protein → MTQHDPIIVVGRGNMRGRIVAEHVGQRPADDRVMVRLDRGGQLSVHPHELRRQADGTYRLGMADEPSSTLAGEPHGERDQQRIELAEERLHVGKRRVEGKVRVHVSVEEREETVDVPLRQDVVRVERVPINREVESPPSVREEEGVLIVPVVEEVVEVNKKLMLREEVRLIREQTQSHQPQEVTLRREQAHVHREDDRGERSPGDGERSASRPEHDH